From the genome of Haloarchaeobius salinus, one region includes:
- a CDS encoding ABC transporter ATP-binding protein, producing MSPDDAATDGGAATSAAQNVNLYEDSLLSVRDLDAGYGDLQILTDVDLDVNDEEYVTIVGPNGAGKSTVMKSVFGLTAHMGGTVSFDDEDITAMRPEDIIHLGLGYVPQNDNVFSSLSVRENLEMGAYILDEVPQEALNEVWERFPILKERQTQKAGTLSGGQQQMLAMGRALMLDPDLLLLDEPSAGLAPDLVADMFDRIDAINDAGTAVLMVEQNAKEALRRCDRGYVLVDGKNRYEDEGTTLLNDPQVRQDFLGG from the coding sequence GAACGTCAACCTCTACGAGGATAGCCTACTCTCGGTGCGCGACCTGGACGCCGGCTACGGTGACCTCCAGATCCTGACCGACGTCGACCTCGACGTCAACGACGAGGAGTACGTCACCATCGTCGGCCCGAACGGGGCCGGCAAGTCGACGGTGATGAAGTCCGTCTTCGGCCTGACGGCCCACATGGGCGGAACGGTGTCCTTCGACGACGAGGACATCACGGCGATGCGCCCCGAGGACATCATCCATCTCGGCCTCGGCTACGTGCCACAGAACGACAACGTGTTCAGCTCGCTGTCGGTCCGTGAGAACCTCGAGATGGGTGCGTACATCCTCGACGAGGTGCCACAGGAGGCGCTGAACGAGGTGTGGGAGCGGTTCCCCATCCTGAAGGAGCGACAGACGCAGAAGGCCGGGACGCTGTCGGGCGGACAGCAGCAGATGCTCGCGATGGGCCGGGCGCTCATGCTCGACCCGGACCTCCTGCTTCTCGACGAGCCGTCTGCCGGGCTCGCACCGGACCTCGTCGCGGACATGTTCGACCGCATCGACGCCATCAACGACGCCGGGACGGCAGTGCTGATGGTCGAGCAGAACGCGAAGGAGGCACTCCGGCGCTGTGACCGCGGCTACGTGCTCGTGGACGGGAAGAACCGCTACGAGGACGAGGGGACGACCCTGCTGAACGACCCGCAGGTCCGTCAGGACTTCCTCGGCGGGTAA